The following nucleotide sequence is from Pedobacter sp. PACM 27299.
CAAAATTATATCCACCGTGGTATTCCAGCCAATAGATATTGTTGCGGTACTGCGCCTTAATTTCTGCAACCGGGCCGTCCAATATCTTTTTTGAACGGTGGATCAACGCGATATTGTCGCAAAGTTCTTCCACGGATTCCATTCTATGGGTAGAGAAAATGAAGGTGGCTCCTTCTTTATTGAGGGCTAAGATTTCGTTTTTGATCACGTCCGCATTTACGGGGTCGAAACCTGAAAAAGGCTCATCCAGGATGATCAGCTCTGGTTTATGTAAAACGGTGGCTACAAATTGTACTTTTTGCTGCATTCCTTTACTCAGGTCTTCCACCTTTTTACTCCACCAATCAGCCATACCCAGTTTCTCAAACCAATACCTGATTCTTTTGGTTGCTTCGGCAGTGCTCAACCCTTTAAGTTTGGCCAGGTATAAAACCTGTTCGCCGATCTCCATTTTCTTGTAAAGCCCTCTTTCTTCCGGCAGGTAGCCGATTTGGGAGATGTGCTGGACGTTGAGTCTTTCTCCGTTAAAGATCACTTCTCCACTGTCGGGAGCAGTAATTTGGGTAATGATTCGTATCAGAGAGGTTTTTCCTGCGCCATTAGGACCTAAAAGTCCAAAGATTTTTCCTTTTTCTACATGCAGACTGACGTCATCCAGAGCGCGATGAGTAGCATACTGTTTTACAATGTTATTTATGATCAGCATCCTTATAGTTTTAATAGTTTAGTAGCTTAACTTATTAAATTGTTACTGATGAAGAGATAATAAATAAAAAAAAGCCACCTAAGGGTGGCTTTTTAGCATGCTGACTAACCGGAATTAGTCAAAATATTCTTTCATTTTTTCAAAGAAACTCTTGTCATTCTTTCCTGGCTGAGGTTTGAAGTTAGGGGATTCCCTAAGTTTCTCCAGCATACTTCTTTCTTCCGAAGTTAGCGCCTTCGGCGTCCAGATGTTCACATGGATGATCTCATCACCACGGTGGTAAGAATTGATTTCCGGAATACCTTTGCCTTTCAAACGTAAAAGCTTGCCGCTTTGAGTACCTGGTTCAATCTTGATTTTTGCTTTACCATCAATCGTAGGAACTTCCGCACTATAACCTAAAGCCGCATCCACAATAGAAACATGTAAGTCGTAAACCACATTGTTTCCTTCGCGTTTTAGAGATTCGTGAGGAATTTCTTCAATCAGGATGATCAAATCACCTGGAATGCCACCTTGAGGGGCTGCATTACCTTTACCACTCATGCTCAGCTGCATTCCATCACTTACTCCTGCTGGGATATTGATGGTAATGGTTTCTTCACCACGAGTGATGCCTTCACCATGACAGGAAGTACATTTAGAAATAATCTGTGAACCGCTTCCATTACAGGTAGGGCAGGTAGAGGTCGTTTGCATTTGTCCCAATATGGTATTGGTTACTCTGCGCACGGCACCGCTTCCACCACAGGTTTGACAAGTGCTGACCGAATTACGGTCTTTAGCACCTGAACCATCACAGGTTTTACAGCTTACTTGCTTGTTAACTTTGATTTTCTTTTCTACACCGTTGGCGATTTCTTCCAGGGTAAGTTTTACTTTAATGCGCAGGTTGGTTCCTTTCGCTACACGTCGGCCACCACGAGATTGTTGACCACCGCCGCCAAAGAAGCTATCAAATGGGCTGCCGCCACCACCACCGAAAATGTCTCCAAACTGACTGAAGATATCTTCCATGTTCATGCCGCCTCCGCCATAGCCGCCACCGCCGCCAGAAGCACCACCAACACCCGCATGTCCATAATGGTCATAGCGTTGTTTTTTCTCCGGATTACTTAAAATCTCGTAAGCTTCAGCTGCTTCCTTAAACTTATCCTCTGCTGATTTATCATCCGGGTTTTTATCCGGGTGAAACTTAATGGCTAACTTGCGGTAAGCCTTTTTAATCTCTTCAGCAGATGAACTCTTGGTCACGCCAAGCACATCATAAAAATCTCTCTTGCTCATAAAATATTAACTCCCTACAACGACTTTGGCAAAGCGAATCACCTTGTCGTTTAAAGTGTATCCTTTTTCTAATTCGTCCATCACTTTTCCTTTTAACTCCTCATTTGGAGCAGGAATTTTCGTTATTGCCTCATGAAGATCTGTATCAAATGGGGTATGAATGGTTTCCATTTCTTTCAGTCCTTTTTGGCCTAATGTACTTTTTAATTTATGGTGAACCAATGCTAAACCTTCCAGGATCGGAGCTACATCAGTAGCACCTTCCATAGCCTTGTTGGCACGGTCAAAATCATCCAATACCGGAAGCATAGAGACAATTACGTCTTTACCTGCAGTTTGTAAAAGCTCTACGCGTTCTTTTTGAGTACGACGTTTGTAGTTGTCGAACTCTGCAAATAAGCGCAGATATTTATCATTTAATGCAGCAACTTCCTGTTGTAGTTTTTCTTCAACTGAAAGTTCAGGCTGAACTTCTTCTGTTGTTGAAGCGGCATCTGCACTTTCTTCGGCTTGCACGTTGGTTACCTGCTCATCAGCAGTATTTTCCATTATAGGATCTTCGATGTCGTTT
It contains:
- a CDS encoding ABC transporter ATP-binding protein, translated to MLIINNIVKQYATHRALDDVSLHVEKGKIFGLLGPNGAGKTSLIRIITQITAPDSGEVIFNGERLNVQHISQIGYLPEERGLYKKMEIGEQVLYLAKLKGLSTAEATKRIRYWFEKLGMADWWSKKVEDLSKGMQQKVQFVATVLHKPELIILDEPFSGFDPVNADVIKNEILALNKEGATFIFSTHRMESVEELCDNIALIHRSKKILDGPVAEIKAQYRNNIYWLEYHGGYNFENAQALFEVLEHSVIGDKTRLKIKISAQQTANQVLQALLPYVAINRLDEVIPTMNDIFIEKVTQKS
- the dnaJ gene encoding molecular chaperone DnaJ, producing the protein MSKRDFYDVLGVTKSSSAEEIKKAYRKLAIKFHPDKNPDDKSAEDKFKEAAEAYEILSNPEKKQRYDHYGHAGVGGASGGGGGYGGGGMNMEDIFSQFGDIFGGGGGSPFDSFFGGGGQQSRGGRRVAKGTNLRIKVKLTLEEIANGVEKKIKVNKQVSCKTCDGSGAKDRNSVSTCQTCGGSGAVRRVTNTILGQMQTTSTCPTCNGSGSQIISKCTSCHGEGITRGEETITINIPAGVSDGMQLSMSGKGNAAPQGGIPGDLIILIEEIPHESLKREGNNVVYDLHVSIVDAALGYSAEVPTIDGKAKIKIEPGTQSGKLLRLKGKGIPEINSYHRGDEIIHVNIWTPKALTSEERSMLEKLRESPNFKPQPGKNDKSFFEKMKEYFD
- a CDS encoding nucleotide exchange factor GrpE codes for the protein MFSKKKKNDIEDPIMENTADEQVTNVQAEESADAASTTEEVQPELSVEEKLQQEVAALNDKYLRLFAEFDNYKRRTQKERVELLQTAGKDVIVSMLPVLDDFDRANKAMEGATDVAPILEGLALVHHKLKSTLGQKGLKEMETIHTPFDTDLHEAITKIPAPNEELKGKVMDELEKGYTLNDKVIRFAKVVVGS